From the genome of Drosophila melanogaster chromosome 2L, one region includes:
- the PGAP5 gene encoding Post-GPI attachment to proteins 5, isoform A, whose translation MRFLYACFVIVLCALIFCEYVADFVVLQKCKWPEIKRKKYVDDPLRAMILADPHLLGPHRGHWLDKLYREWHMTRAFQAASRLFQPDVVFVLGDLFDEGDMVSDKQFQEYVWRYLKMFHLPPGIPLISVAGNHDVGFHYKMHPFFMSRFESYLNNSSVNLYTIKQIHFVVINSMAMEGDGCMFCTQAEDQLKNISRTLYCMKYPLEAECARTRRHPYSQPILLQHFPTYRISDTMCEEHDAPYIEAFRERFHVLSKDATDMLGELLKPRLAFAGHSHHFCHSVNRLGIDEYTVASFSWRNKVNPSFMLATITPDDYVVSKCKMLPQQFVFNSYLSAGILCLIVIGFQLRKCIQSRRQSSAVDHRKVN comes from the exons ATGCGCTTTCTTTATGCCTGCTTTGTGATCGTGCTGTGCGCCCTGATCTTCTGCGAATATGTGGCGGACTTTGTGGTGCTGCAAAAGTGCAAGTGGCCGGAGATAAAGCGAAAGAAGTATGTGGACGATCCGCTTAGGGCAATGATTCTAGCGGATCCGCATCTGCTGGGACCGCATCGTGGTCACTGGCTGGACAAGCTCTACCGGGAGTGGCACATGACGCGGGCCTTTCAGGCGGCATCACGTCTGTTCCAGCCCGACGTGGTCTTCGTCTTGGGCGATTTGTTCGACGAGGGCGACATGGTCAGCGACAAGCAGTTCCAGGAATATGTGTGGCGCTACCTGAAGATGTTCCACCTACCACCGGGAATTCCGCTCATCAGTGTCGCGGGAAATCATGACGTGGGCTTCCATTACAA AATGCATCCCTTCTTTATGTCGCGTTTTGAGAGTTATCTGAACAACTCCTCGGTCAATTTGTACACCATTAAACAAATCCATTTTGTGGTGATAAATTCGATGGCTATGGAAGGTGATGGTTGCATGTTTTGCACCCAGGCCGAGGATCAGTTGAAAAACATTTCGAGGACTTTGTACTGCATGAAGTATCCACTAGAGGCGGAGTGCGCTCGCACCAGGCGGCACCCGTACAGCCAGCCAATTCTATTGCAGCACTTTCCCACCTACCGCATTTCGGATACCATGTGCGAGGAGCACGATGCTCCGTACATCGAGGCGTTCCGAGAGCGGTTTCATGTGCTCTCCAAGGATGCCACGGATATGCTGGGAGAGCTGCTTAAGCCAAGGCTGGCATTCGCCGGTCATTCACATCACTTCTGTCACAGTGTAAATCGACTGGGCATCGATGAGTACACGGTGGCCTCATTCAGCTGGCGAAACAAAGTTAATCCCAGCTTTATGCTG GCCACTATAACCCCCGATGACTATGTGGTTTCCAAGTGCAAAATGCTGCCACAGCAGTTTGTCTTCAATAGCTATCTGAGTGCTGGCATTCTTTGCCTAATTGTCATCGGGTTCCAGCTACGAAAGTGCATCCAAAGCAGAAGACAGTCGTCGGCTGTAGATCATCGGAAGGTTAATTAG
- the CG8360 gene encoding uncharacterized protein, isoform A, which produces MTQVFINGARDDLNVREFQSLDPSIQEIILAATEARKQAYCPYSNFAVGAALRTSDGTIYSGCNIENGAYATCICAERTAAVKAISEGKRDFVACAVVAQQDNGFTTPCGVCRQFLSEFVNGKDIPLYAAKPTNLPLRVLCTSVLQLLPNGFSFANGK; this is translated from the exons ATGACACAGGTGTTTATCAATGGTGCCAGAGACGATCTCAATGTACGGGAATTCCAGAGCCTGG ATCCTTCGATTCAAGAGATCATCCTGGCAGCCACGGAAGCCAGAAAACAGGCTTATTGTCCGTACAGTAACTTTGCCGTAGGAGCCGCCCTGAGGACCAGCGATGGCACCATATACTCCGGTTGCAACATCGAAAACGGGGCGTATGCCACCTGCATTTGTGCAGAGCGCACTGCAGCCGTCAAGGCCATCAG TGAAGGCAAACGCGACTTTGTGGCTTGTGCAGTGGTGGCCCAGCAGGATAATGGCTTCACCACGCCTTGTGGCGTCTGCCGGCAGTTCCTCTCGGAGTTCGTCAACGGCAAGGACATCCCCCTGTACGCCGCCAAGCCGACCAATCTTCCATTGAGGGTGCTCTGCACCAGCGTTCTCCAACTGCTGCCCAACGGCTTTAGCTTCGCCAACGGAAAATAG
- the Su(var)205 gene encoding suppressor of variegation 205, isoform A has product MGKKIDNPESSAKVSDAEEEEEEYAVEKIIDRRVRKGKVEYYLKWKGYPETENTWEPENNLDCQDLIQQYEASRKDEEKSAASKKDRPSSSAKAKETQGRASSSTSTASKRKSEEPTAPSGNKSKRTTDAEQDTIPVSGSTGFDRGLEAEKILGASDNNGRLTFLIQFKGVDQAEMVPSSVANEKIPRMVIHFYEERLSWYSDNED; this is encoded by the exons atgggcAAGAAAATCGACAACCCTGAGAGCTCGGCAAAGGTTTCCGATgccgaagaggaggaggaggagtacgCCGTGGAAAAGATCATCGACAGGCGGGTGCGCAAGGGAAAG GTGGAGTACTATCTGAAATGGAAGGGCTATCCCGAAACTGAGAACACGTGGGAGCCGGAGAACAATCTCGACTGCCAGGATCTTATCCAGCAGTACGAGGCGAGCCGCAAGGATGAG GAGAAGTCAGCCGCCTCCAAGAAGGATCGACCCAGCAGCAGCGCCAAGGCCAAGGAAACTCAAGGACGCGCCAGCAGTTCGACGTCCACAGCAAGCAAGCGAAAGTCCGAAGAACCAACAG cgcCCTCTGGCAATAAATCAAAACGTACCACAGATGCGGAGCAGGACACCATTCCCGTTTCAGGATCTACCGGATTCGATCGCGGCCTGGAGGCCGAAAAGATCTTGGGTGCCTCCGACAATAATGGCCGCCTGACATTCCTCATTCAGTTCAAAGGCGTGGACCAAGCAGAAATGGTGCCCTCCTCAGTGGCCAATGAAAAAATCCCACGAATGGTAATCCACTTCTACGAAGAGCGCCTATCCTGGTACTCTGATAATGAAGATTAA
- the CG8419 gene encoding uncharacterized protein: MSRENRSKIAFKRKTSNGNKSGQLTDYERIRGDVEIVVPSPPPTPAVPPSASLGKLKIKLSSAKISLRKNAQTSQNNLQTAPLPDAVRRKSAPQLFTFTIAPKSEVTSKIHLPSVPKLPGLAPKSSIRRSRTLGLSNSAQGAGSSGTGLSNVELGVQDRDSGSEPTSSLAGGGSSTSPESLLDNILSGASSVSVQSSSSSQASNATVAQPIKAKEQLHPKRLLSLKASPELRVSPPTPDTTQPQVQMPTQLLLSLTPRPEVFDAPSPLTRSPSRSPGISPPVSPSPSITLRPSTPPENTVIFTDDLKCGICLDVYTDPRTLHCLHSFCLQCLVSENFKDESLWDQDQARSEEPSNYSLRSEMGGSSAELTATVSPARQRGSSFTLRRKKSMDRLVIRSKSDGKRSTSSIGTRFTGSFASEVSTRCIRCHTCNYPTDLSLGGVRQLPQNYLLVRRIEVLRLQAGEDVISRVWCSLCTEEISATYHCISCTLNLCTLCKEAHERQRSTASHRMRSILELRRARKQKQQQMGLGDSSKLVLRCGIHTNFELKAFCTNCRQLACTDCLVILHKGHRHETISRAIGHQGKLLKEATDQTRPLCQYAEHSIERLNAIARGINDRCDDIQTQVERYMQQYMDALTVHRKTLLQQISRARESKVEVVLKQQLDLEKRTQQAMDAVRFSQELCEIGADVEILSYVTILLRRLEYCQQFKPPVDPKISDSLHFLPKIRAPSTKDQRDIPLYGIITMQVVEPSLCTLEWEGFSQLRLHKKADLLLHSRDADGVSLCHGGLEINCMLKYKDSSSKFLPVEVSDNRDGTYNISFTPDAQGTLILTITINDRPIKGGPFTFQARQVRPHTGIYHCCSFCSGKGNRNVMCSCEGHMPGYSGCGHGHAGHPGRRHWSCCGNVLENSECNVANKLLNS; encoded by the exons ATGAGCAGGGAAAATCGCTCGAAAATCGCTTTCAAGCGAAAAACGAGTAACGGAAACAAGAGTGGCCAGTTAACGGATTACGAACGCATCCGAGGGGATGTGGAAATAGTTGTTCCGAGCCCACCTCCTACTCCAGCTGTGCCACCCAGTGCATCCTTAGGGAAACTTAAGATAAAGTTGAGTTCTGCCAAAATTTCCTTACGAAAAAACGCACAGACTTCGCAGAATAATCTGCAGACCGCTCCCTTACCAGACGCAGTGCGTCGCAAATCAGCACCACAACTTTTTACCTTTACTATTGCCCCAAAGAGCGAAGTGACTTCGAAAATACATCTACCCTCAGTGCCAAAGCTACCGGGTTTGGCACCAAAGAGCTCCATCCGAAGATCTAGGACTTTGGGTTTGTCGAATAGTGCCCAGGGTGCAGGGTCATCAGGTACAGGGCTATCCAATGTCGAACTCGGTGTGCAGGATAGGGACAGTGGCAGTGAGCCCACTAGCAGCTTGGCTGGAGGAGGTAGCTCTACTTCGCCTGAATCCCTTTTGGATAACATACTCAGCGGTGCCTCCTCCGTTTCCGTACAAAGTAGTAGCAGCAGCCAAGCCAGTAATGCTACGGTGGCACAGCCCATAAAAGCAAAGGAGCAACTGCATCCCAAGAGGCTACTCAGCTTGAAGGCTTCTCCGGAGCTGAGAGTATCTCCACCAACTCCAGACACTACTCAACCCCAGGTCCAGATGCCAACTCAACTTCTGCTTTCACTGACTCCAAGACCAGAGGTCTTTGATGCACCCTCACCACTGACCAGAAGTCCCTCACGATCTCCCGGAATCTCTCCCCCCGTGTCACCATCACCCAGCATTACTCTCAGACCGAGTACCCCTCCCGAGAACACCGTAATCTTCACAGATGATCTCAAGTGCGGCATCTGCCTGGATGTTTACACAGATCCCAGGACACTGCATTGCTTGCATTCCTTTTGTCTCCAATGTCTGGTCAGCGAGAACTTTAAGGACGAATCTTTGTGGGATCAGGATCAAGCTCGCAGTGAGGAGCCCTCGAATTACAGTCTAAGATCGGAGATGGGTGGATCTAGTGCGGAACTTACTGCGACAGTATCACCCGCCAGGCAGCGAGGTTCCAGTTTTACATTGAGAAGAAAGAAGTCCATGGATCGCCTAGTGATAAGG TCCAAGAGTGACGGAAAGCGATCGACCAGTTCCATCGGTACCCGATTCACCGGAAGTTTTGCCAGCGAGGTATCCACCCGCTGCATCCGCTGTCATACCTGTAACTATCCCACGGATCTTTCGTTAGGTGGAGTACGTCAGCTTCCACAGAACTACTTGCTAGTGAGACGCATAGAGGTCTTGCGACTACAGGCTGGGGAGGATGTAATCTCCAGGGTCTGGTGTTCTCTTTGCACAGAGGAGATTAGC GCCACCTACCACTGCATTAGCTGCACTTTAAACCTCTGCACCTTGTGCAAGGAGGCACACGAAAGGCAAAGGAGCACCGCTAGCCATCGAATGAGAAGCATCCTGGAACTTAGACGCGCCaggaagcaaaagcaacagcagatGGGATTGGGAGATAGTAGCAAACTAGTGCTACGATGCGGAATCCATACCAACTTTGAGCTGAAGGCATTTTGCACCAACTGCCGTCAACTGGCATGCACCGACTGTTTGGTGATCCTTCATAAAGGCCATCGACATGAGACCATATCCCGGGCAATTGGACATCAGGGTAAACTACTCAAAGAAGCTACGGATCAAACTCGTCCCCTCTGTCAATATGCGGAGCACTCCATTGAGAGGTTGAATGCCATAGCACGTGGAATCAACGACCGGTGTGACGACATCCAGACTCAAGTGGAGCGGTACATGCAGCAGTACATGGATGCCCTGACAGTCCATCGCAAGACTCTGCTCCAGCAAATCAGCAGAGCTAGGGAGTCCAAAGTGGAGGTAGTGCTCAAGCAGCAACTTGATTTGG AGAAACGCACTCAGCAGGCCATGGATGCGGTTAGATTTAGCCAAGAGCTGTGCGAGATTGGTGCTGATGTAGAGATTCTGAGTTATGTGACTATACTTCTAAGGCGTTTGGAGTACTGTCAGCAATTTAAGCCGCCTGTGGATCCCAAG ATATCCGACTCGCTTCACTTCCTACCAAAAATCCGTGCTCCGTCGACAAAGGACCAGCGCGATATCCCTCTATATGGCATCATCACCATGCAGGTAGTGGAGCCTAGTCTATGCACCCTTGAGTGGGAGGGATTTTCACAGCTGCGCCTCCACAAAAAAGCGGATCTTCTGCTTCACTCTAGAGATGCCGACGGGGTTTCCCTCTGCCACGGTGGCCTGGAGATCAACTGCATGCTGAAGTACAAGGACTCCAGTTCCAAGTTTCTACCCGTTGAGGTGTCGGACAATCGTGATGGCACCTACAACATATCCTTCACCCCGGATGCCCAGGGCACGTTGATTCTCACGATCACCATTAACGACCGGCCCATCAAGGGAGGTCCTTTCACTTTTCAAGCGCGACAGGTTCGTCCGCATACGGGCATCTACCACTGCTGCTCCTTCTGTTCCGGAAAGGGCAACCGGAACGTGATGTGCTCGTGTGAGGGTCATATGCCTGGATATAGTGGCTGCGGTCATGGACATGCTGGACATCCAGGGAGACGTCATTGGTCCTGCTGTGGAAATGTCCTTGAGAACTCGGAATGCAATGTGGCCAACAAACTGCTTAATTCTTAA
- the PGAP5 gene encoding Post-GPI attachment to proteins 5, isoform C encodes MRFLYACFVIVLCALIFCEYVADFVVLQKCKWPEIKRKKYVDDPLRAMILADPHLLGPHRGHWLDKLYREWHMTRAFQAASRLFQPDVVFVLGDLFDEGDMVSDKQFQEYVWRYLKMFHLPPGIPLISVAGNHDVGFHYKMHPFFMSRFESYLNNSSVNLYTIKQIHFVVINSMAMEGDGCMFCTQAEDQLKNISRTLYCMKYPLEAECARTRRHPYSQPILLQHFPTYRISDTMCEEHDAPYIEAFRERFHVLSKDATDMLGELLKPRLAFAGHSHHFCHSVNRLGIDEYTVASFSWRNKVNPSFMLATITPDDYVVSKCKMLPQQFVFNSYLSAGILCLIVIGFQLRKCIQSRRQSSAVDHRKVN; translated from the exons ATGCGCTTTCTTTATGCCTGCTTTGTGATCGTGCTGTGCGCCCTGATCTTCTGCGAATATGTGGCGGACTTTGTGGTGCTGCAAAAGTGCAAGTGGCCGGAGATAAAGCGAAAGAAGTATGTGGACGATCCGCTTAGGGCAATGATTCTAGCGGATCCGCATCTGCTGGGACCGCATCGTGGTCACTGGCTGGACAAGCTCTACCGGGAGTGGCACATGACGCGGGCCTTTCAGGCGGCATCACGTCTGTTCCAGCCCGACGTGGTCTTCGTCTTGGGCGATTTGTTCGACGAGGGCGACATGGTCAGCGACAAGCAGTTCCAGGAATATGTGTGGCGCTACCTGAAGATGTTCCACCTACCACCGGGAATTCCGCTCATCAGTGTCGCGGGAAATCATGACGTGGGCTTCCATTACAA AATGCATCCCTTCTTTATGTCGCGTTTTGAGAGTTATCTGAACAACTCCTCGGTCAATTTGTACACCATTAAACAAATCCATTTTGTGGTGATAAATTCGATGGCTATGGAAGGTGATGGTTGCATGTTTTGCACCCAGGCCGAGGATCAGTTGAAAAACATTTCGAGGACTTTGTACTGCATGAAGTATCCACTAGAGGCGGAGTGCGCTCGCACCAGGCGGCACCCGTACAGCCAGCCAATTCTATTGCAGCACTTTCCCACCTACCGCATTTCGGATACCATGTGCGAGGAGCACGATGCTCCGTACATCGAGGCGTTCCGAGAGCGGTTTCATGTGCTCTCCAAGGATGCCACGGATATGCTGGGAGAGCTGCTTAAGCCAAGGCTGGCATTCGCCGGTCATTCACATCACTTCTGTCACAGTGTAAATCGACTGGGCATCGATGAGTACACGGTGGCCTCATTCAGCTGGCGAAACAAAGTTAATCCCAGCTTTATGCTG GCCACTATAACCCCCGATGACTATGTGGTTTCCAAGTGCAAAATGCTGCCACAGCAGTTTGTCTTCAATAGCTATCTGAGTGCTGGCATTCTTTGCCTAATTGTCATCGGGTTCCAGCTACGAAAGTGCATCCAAAGCAGAAGACAGTCGTCGGCTGTAGATCATCGGAAGGTTAATTA A
- the CG8372 gene encoding uncharacterized protein, isoform A gives MASSGGGAGNGVPDRLPPINVKDQRFPYCIVWTPIPVLTWLMPMIGHMGICTSSGVIRDFAGPYFVSEDNMAFGRPTRYIRLHPKHMVGGSYAWDEAVSKASVLYGTRIHNIFCDNCHSHVATALIYMRYYDSTAWNMIILSMWLFVCGRYVGIGGFIKTWLPFAILLSIFTILGIYF, from the coding sequence ATGGCCAGTTCCGGAGGAGGAGCCGGCAATGGCGTTCCGGATAGACTGCCTCCGATCAACGTAAAGGACCAACGCTTCCCCTACTGCATCGTTTGGACTCCCATTCCGGTTCTCACCTGGCTGATGCCCATGATCGGACATATGGGCATTTGCACTTCGTCCGGTGTGATTCGTGACTTCGCCGGCCCCTACTTCGTATCAGAGGACAACATGGCCTTTGGAAGACCCACCCGGTACATAAGGTTGCACCCCAAGCACATGGTGGGCGGCAGTTACGCCTGGGACGAGGCGGTCTCCAAAGCATCTGTGCTCTACGGCACCCGCATCCACAATATCTTCTGTGACAACTGCCACTCGCATGTGGCAACGGCACTCATCTACATGCGCTACTACGACAGCACCGCATGGAACATGATTATCCTCAGCATGTGGCTCTTTGTCTGCGGCCGCTACGTCGGAATAGGGGGTTTTATTAAGACCTGGCTGCCGTTTGCCATTCTCCTGTCCATCTTCACCATTCTGGGCATctatttttaa
- the SLC5A11 gene encoding Sodium/solute co-transporter-like 5A11 codes for MEAVAKKGMENYRFGSVDYAVFLGMIVLSTSTGIYFGCIKKSKVKLEEAEPTLPTTTPKRRKHDFGSEKMSEYLLGSRNLKVFPVAMSLIASYISGVTILGTTSEIYNYGTQYWFIAIAIMLQGIAVSYVYIPVFSALQVGSSYEYLEMRFHSVVRSIASFMFILDEILFLPFIVYVPAIALNQVSGINLHVIAVVIVVVCVFYTFVGGIKAVVHTDAWQVLVMFLSVLAVAILATVYANGLNVLFDDAAKGGRLIFNNTNPSPYVRHTVWSVLIGGFSYWTSFNAVNQTMVQRYMSLPSLKKARASMAIFTIGVAAFVSVCCYVGLLIYEMYKDCDPLSAGLITHDDQLLPLFVVQSVGHIYGMSGLFIAGIFGAALSSLSVVLNSTSLVILEDIVRGCFKMQPSERASTILVKSTVIVLGFVALSLVFVLEQLSGILSICTSMTAIAAGTTFGLFTLGMLVPWANTVGTAVGGIASALLAGWISFGTQFTIAAGELNSQKLPVSVEGCVGNVTLRENIWVDEEQVFPLYRLSYHWINPIGVATVIVVGALVSLVTKPTNMKTLDPDLISPVIHRFLPKECFSGRNLHAQAHKNLLNVS; via the exons ATGGAAGCG GTGGCAAAGAAGGGCATGGAGAACTACAGATTTGGCAGTGTGGACTATGCCGTTTTCCTGGGCATGATCGTATTATCCACCAGCACGGGCATCTATTTCGGGTGCATCAA GAAGAGCAAGGTGAAGCTCGAGGAGGCGGAACCCACTCTGCCGACGACCACGCCAAAAAGGCGGAAACACGATTTCGGATCGGAGAAGATGAGCGAGTATCTGCTAGGGTCACGCAATCTGAAAGTTTTCCCCGTTGCCATGAGCCTGATAGCCAG CTATATATCGGGCGTTACCATACTGGGCACAACCTCTGAGATCTACAATTATGGCACGCAATATTGGTTTATAGCCATAGCAATAATGCTCCAAGGTATTGCCGTCTCCTACGTCTACATACCAGTGTTCTCGGCTCTTCAAGTAGGCTCTTCCTATGAG TACTTGGAGATGCGCTTTCATTCGGTCGTACGAAGTATTGCATCCTTTATGTTTATTCTGGATGAG ATTCTGTTTCTGCCTTTCATTGTGTATGTACCAGCTATAGCTCTGAATCAGG TATCGGGCATTAATCTCCATGTGATTGCAGTGGTAATTGTGGTCGTGTGTGTTTTCTACACCTTTGTC GGAGGAATCAAAGCAGTGGTCCACACAGATGCTTGGCAGGTGCTGGTCATGTTCCTTTCCGTTCTTGCTGTGGCTATTTTGGCCACTGTCTATGCAAATGGCTTGAATGTCCTTTTCGATGATGCTGCCAAAGGTGGCCGATTGATCTTTAACAATACAAACCCATCGCCTTATGTAAGGCACACTGTTTGGAGCGTCCTAATCGGGGGATTCTCCTACTGGACCTCATTCAATGCCGTCAACCAGACCATGGTCCAGCGATACATGTCTCTTCCATCGCTCAAGAAGGCTCGTGCTTCCATGGCCATTTTTACAATTGGCGTGGCTGCCTTCGTCTCTGTTTGTTGTTATGTGGGACTGCTAATCTATGAGATGTACAAAGATTGTGATCCTCTGAGTGCGGGACTAATAACA CACGACGATCAGCTACTGCCGCTCTTTGTCGTTCAGAGTGTGGGTCATATCTATGGTATGTCTGGTTTGTTTATAGCCGGCATATTTGGAGCTGCCTTGAGCTCCCTTTCTGTGGTTCTGAACTCAACGTCCTTGGTAATCCTGGAGGATATAGTTCGCGGCTGCTTCAAGATGCAACCAAGTGAAAGAGCCTCCACCATTCTGGTAAAGTCAACTGTTATAGTTCTTGGCTTTGTGGCCCTATCACTGGTATTTGTCCTGGAACAACTGAGTGGAATCCTGAGCATTTGCACTTCAATGACGGCCATCGCAGCTGGAACCACTTTTGGCCTGTTTACCCTGGGAATGCTCGTTCCCTGGGCCAATACTGTAGGCACTGCTGTGGGCGGAATTGCAAGTGCTCTGCTCGCCGGGTGGATATCCTTTGGAACGCAGTTTaccatcgcagcgggtgaatTGAATTCTCAAAAGCTTCCCGTATCCGTGGAGGGATGTGTGGGCAATGTAACGCTTCGGGAAAATATATGGGTAGATGAGGAGCAAGTTTTTCCACTGTACCGACTGTCCTACCACTGGATAAATCCCATTGGTGTGGCCACAGTCATTGTGGTAGGTGCACTAGTCTCCCTTGTGACCAAACCCACAAATATGAAAACACTAGATCCGGATCTAATATCACCAGTGATTCACAG ATTCCTTCCAAAAGAATGCTTTAGTGGTCGCAATCTCCATGCGCAGGCGCACAAAAACCTCTTAAACGTATCCTAA
- the CG8372 gene encoding uncharacterized protein, isoform B, with translation MSTNPSPQRQQSEDVQISMASSGGGAGNGVPDRLPPINVKDQRFPYCIVWTPIPVLTWLMPMIGHMGICTSSGVIRDFAGPYFVSEDNMAFGRPTRYIRLHPKHMVGGSYAWDEAVSKASVLYGTRIHNIFCDNCHSHVATALIYMRYYDSTAWNMIILSMWLFVCGRYVGIGGFIKTWLPFAILLSIFTILGIYF, from the coding sequence ATGTCGACAAACCCAAGTCCGCAGCGGCAACAGTCCGAGGACGTTCAGATCTCGATGGCCAGTTCCGGAGGAGGAGCCGGCAATGGCGTTCCGGATAGACTGCCTCCGATCAACGTAAAGGACCAACGCTTCCCCTACTGCATCGTTTGGACTCCCATTCCGGTTCTCACCTGGCTGATGCCCATGATCGGACATATGGGCATTTGCACTTCGTCCGGTGTGATTCGTGACTTCGCCGGCCCCTACTTCGTATCAGAGGACAACATGGCCTTTGGAAGACCCACCCGGTACATAAGGTTGCACCCCAAGCACATGGTGGGCGGCAGTTACGCCTGGGACGAGGCGGTCTCCAAAGCATCTGTGCTCTACGGCACCCGCATCCACAATATCTTCTGTGACAACTGCCACTCGCATGTGGCAACGGCACTCATCTACATGCGCTACTACGACAGCACCGCATGGAACATGATTATCCTCAGCATGTGGCTCTTTGTCTGCGGCCGCTACGTCGGAATAGGGGGTTTTATTAAGACCTGGCTGCCGTTTGCCATTCTCCTGTCCATCTTCACCATTCTGGGCATctatttttaa
- the PGAP5 gene encoding Post-GPI attachment to proteins 5, isoform B, translating into MRFLYACFVIVLCALIFCEYVADFVVLQKCKWPEIKRKKYVDDPLRAMILADPHLLGPHRGHWLDKLYREWHMTRAFQAASRLFQPDVVFVLGDLFDEGDMVSDKQFQEYVWRYLKMFHLPPGIPLISVAGNHDVGFHYKMHPFFMSRFESYLNNSSVNLYTIKQIHFVVINSMAMEGDGCMFCTQAEDQLKNISRTLYCMKYPLEAECARTRRHPYSQPILLQHFPTYRISDTMCEEHDAPYIEAFRERFHVLSKDATDMLGELLKPRLAFAGHSHHFCHSVNRLGIDEYTVASFSWRNKVNPSFMLATITPDDYVVSKCKMLPQQFVFNSYLSAGILCLIVIGFQLRKCIQSRRQSSAVDHRKVNYLD; encoded by the exons ATGCGCTTTCTTTATGCCTGCTTTGTGATCGTGCTGTGCGCCCTGATCTTCTGCGAATATGTGGCGGACTTTGTGGTGCTGCAAAAGTGCAAGTGGCCGGAGATAAAGCGAAAGAAGTATGTGGACGATCCGCTTAGGGCAATGATTCTAGCGGATCCGCATCTGCTGGGACCGCATCGTGGTCACTGGCTGGACAAGCTCTACCGGGAGTGGCACATGACGCGGGCCTTTCAGGCGGCATCACGTCTGTTCCAGCCCGACGTGGTCTTCGTCTTGGGCGATTTGTTCGACGAGGGCGACATGGTCAGCGACAAGCAGTTCCAGGAATATGTGTGGCGCTACCTGAAGATGTTCCACCTACCACCGGGAATTCCGCTCATCAGTGTCGCGGGAAATCATGACGTGGGCTTCCATTACAA AATGCATCCCTTCTTTATGTCGCGTTTTGAGAGTTATCTGAACAACTCCTCGGTCAATTTGTACACCATTAAACAAATCCATTTTGTGGTGATAAATTCGATGGCTATGGAAGGTGATGGTTGCATGTTTTGCACCCAGGCCGAGGATCAGTTGAAAAACATTTCGAGGACTTTGTACTGCATGAAGTATCCACTAGAGGCGGAGTGCGCTCGCACCAGGCGGCACCCGTACAGCCAGCCAATTCTATTGCAGCACTTTCCCACCTACCGCATTTCGGATACCATGTGCGAGGAGCACGATGCTCCGTACATCGAGGCGTTCCGAGAGCGGTTTCATGTGCTCTCCAAGGATGCCACGGATATGCTGGGAGAGCTGCTTAAGCCAAGGCTGGCATTCGCCGGTCATTCACATCACTTCTGTCACAGTGTAAATCGACTGGGCATCGATGAGTACACGGTGGCCTCATTCAGCTGGCGAAACAAAGTTAATCCCAGCTTTATGCTG GCCACTATAACCCCCGATGACTATGTGGTTTCCAAGTGCAAAATGCTGCCACAGCAGTTTGTCTTCAATAGCTATCTGAGTGCTGGCATTCTTTGCCTAATTGTCATCGGGTTCCAGCTACGAAAGTGCATCCAAAGCAGAAGACAGTCGTCGGCTGTAGATCATCGGAAGGTTAATTA TTTAGACTAG
- the Ssb-c31a gene encoding single stranded-binding protein c31A — protein MPKTKKKDSSSDSDSGPDDRIKPASKKAKESDAPNSDPKDSGENGATSWTLEGLRQVRINEFRGRKSVDIREFYDKGGQILPGKKGISLSLIQWKKLLEVAEEVTRAIEN, from the exons atgcccaaaacaaagaAGAAGGATTCGTCCTCAGATAGCGATAGCGGTCCAGATGAT CGTATCAAGCCGGCAAGCAAGAAGGCGAAGGAATCTGATGCTCCAAATTCAGATCCAAAAGATTCGGGCGAAAATGGTGCTACATCTTGGACCCTGGAAGGACTTCGCCAGGTGCGAATCAACGAGTTCCGCGGTCGCAAATCGGTGGACATTCGAGAGTTCTACGATAAGGGCGGCCAAATTCTTCCCGGCAAGAAGGGCATCTCCCTATCTTTAATTCAATGGAAGAAACTCCTTGAAGTGGCCGAAGAAGTCACCCGCGCGATCGAGAATTAA